One Halorientalis litorea DNA segment encodes these proteins:
- a CDS encoding DUF7385 family protein produces the protein MEGYDELISSLTPRQESDAVSIHQNTVGIACPACEERFDNLIVCKDEFNSLELDFAMDICTTTHDGNPLLFTHKH, from the coding sequence ATGGAAGGGTACGACGAACTCATCTCGTCCCTGACGCCACGGCAGGAGAGCGACGCCGTCAGCATCCACCAGAACACTGTCGGCATCGCCTGTCCCGCCTGCGAGGAGCGGTTCGACAACCTCATCGTCTGCAAGGACGAGTTCAACTCGCTCGAACTGGACTTCGCGATGGACATCTGTACGACCACCCACGACGGGAACCCGCTTCTGTTCACGCACAAACACTGA
- a CDS encoding IS6 family transposase, with the protein MPKTDRLNGCLDQIELEFVEREATPQLLMKLSIQLHLAGLSLSNTVSFLDVFGVQRARSTVHNWVHKADLQPQDGRQPDHVAVDETVIQLDDERYWLYAAVDPDTNELLHTKLEPVRTNAFAHAFFAELREKHAVDDAVFLVDGAAPLKDACQRHGLDFRYERHGNRNSVERVFREVKRRTSSFSNCFSNAERDTADDWLQSFAFAWNQLI; encoded by the coding sequence ATGCCAAAAACCGACCGCCTCAACGGCTGTTTAGACCAGATCGAGTTAGAGTTTGTGGAGCGCGAAGCGACACCGCAACTGCTGATGAAACTCAGTATTCAGTTGCATCTTGCTGGACTCTCGCTTTCGAATACTGTTTCGTTTCTTGATGTATTCGGTGTCCAACGCGCACGATCCACTGTTCACAACTGGGTTCACAAGGCCGATCTACAGCCCCAGGATGGACGCCAGCCAGATCACGTTGCGGTCGACGAAACTGTGATCCAGCTTGACGACGAGCGCTACTGGCTGTACGCCGCCGTCGATCCTGACACGAACGAATTACTCCATACAAAGCTTGAGCCAGTGAGAACAAACGCTTTCGCTCACGCGTTCTTTGCCGAACTCCGCGAGAAACACGCCGTCGACGACGCCGTGTTTCTCGTCGATGGTGCCGCCCCGCTGAAAGACGCCTGTCAACGACACGGCCTCGATTTCAGATATGAACGTCATGGAAATCGGAACAGTGTCGAACGTGTCTTTCGTGAGGTAAAACGACGTACTTCTTCGTTCTCAAACTGTTTCAGCAACGCCGAGCGAGACACAGCTGACGACTGGCTCCAATCGTTTGCCTTCGCATGGAATCAGCTAATCTGA
- the rqcH gene encoding ribosome rescue protein RqcH produces the protein MDRKQELTSVDIAALVGELGAYEGAKVDKAYLYEDDLLRFRMRDFDRGRVELLVDLGETKHVRVADPENVPDAPGRPPNFAMMLRNRLSGADLVGVEQYEFDRIVEFHFERGDGDTTVVVELFGDGNVAVLDATGEVIDCLETVRLKSRTVAPGAQYEFPDARFNPLTADREAFRARMADSDTDVVRTLATQLDFGGFWGEELCTRAGVEKTLDIADADEAVYDELFRVVSDLRDRLSGADLDARVYYEGDDGDEADGDEGDTDRGLRVDATPVPMEEYASLPSDSFETFTAALDDYFTHYEADPTPGVEAGGGRQRPDFEGEIETKERIIAQQEGAIEDFEADAERERERAELLYANYDLVDEILATVQSARAEDVPWDDIADRFAEGRERGIPAAEAVRDVDGSEGTVTVAIDDHEITLEADTGVEKNADRLYTEAKRIEEKAEGAREAIERTREEKAEIERRREEWEAEDGDQTGDTDDTVDEAADIDWLSKQSIPVRQSEQWYERFRWFHTSDGFLVIGGRNADQNEELVKKYLEGGDKFFHAQAHGGPVTVLKATGPSESSKDVDFPDATLQQAAAFALSYSSVWKDGRHAGDVYMVDPDQVSKTPESGEYLEKGGFAVRGDRTYFGDVPARVAVGVRCEPDTRVLGGPPAAIEPDTETTIRLEPGRYAQNDMATMLYRELKDRFADESFVRKVASADRIQEFLPPGGSRIVED, from the coding sequence ATGGACCGAAAGCAGGAGTTGACCAGCGTGGACATCGCCGCGCTGGTTGGAGAGTTGGGGGCCTACGAGGGCGCGAAGGTCGACAAGGCCTACCTCTACGAGGACGACCTCCTGCGCTTCCGGATGCGCGATTTCGACCGCGGGCGCGTCGAGTTGCTCGTCGACCTCGGCGAGACGAAACACGTCCGCGTCGCCGACCCGGAGAACGTCCCCGACGCCCCGGGCCGTCCGCCGAACTTCGCCATGATGCTCCGCAACCGCCTGTCGGGGGCGGACCTCGTGGGCGTCGAACAGTACGAGTTCGACCGCATCGTCGAGTTCCACTTCGAGCGCGGCGACGGTGATACGACCGTCGTCGTGGAACTGTTCGGGGACGGCAACGTCGCCGTTCTCGACGCGACGGGCGAGGTAATCGACTGCCTCGAAACCGTCCGCCTCAAATCCCGGACCGTCGCGCCGGGGGCACAGTACGAGTTCCCGGACGCCCGGTTCAACCCACTGACTGCCGACCGGGAGGCGTTCCGGGCACGGATGGCCGACTCCGACACCGACGTGGTGCGGACGCTCGCCACGCAGTTGGACTTCGGCGGCTTCTGGGGCGAGGAACTCTGTACCCGCGCCGGCGTCGAGAAGACGCTCGACATCGCCGACGCGGACGAGGCGGTGTACGACGAGCTCTTTCGCGTCGTCTCGGACCTCCGTGACCGTCTGTCGGGTGCGGACCTCGACGCCCGCGTGTACTACGAGGGCGACGACGGAGACGAGGCCGACGGCGACGAAGGCGACACGGACCGCGGCTTGCGCGTGGACGCCACGCCCGTCCCGATGGAGGAGTACGCTAGTCTGCCGAGCGACTCTTTCGAGACGTTCACCGCCGCGCTGGACGACTACTTCACACACTACGAGGCTGACCCGACGCCCGGCGTGGAGGCGGGCGGTGGTCGCCAGCGTCCCGACTTCGAGGGCGAAATCGAGACGAAAGAGCGCATCATCGCACAGCAGGAGGGTGCCATCGAGGATTTCGAGGCCGACGCCGAACGGGAGCGCGAACGTGCAGAACTCCTCTACGCGAACTACGACCTCGTCGACGAAATCCTCGCGACCGTCCAGTCGGCCCGCGCCGAGGATGTCCCGTGGGACGACATCGCCGACCGCTTCGCGGAGGGCCGCGAGCGCGGCATCCCGGCCGCCGAAGCCGTCCGCGACGTCGACGGCTCCGAGGGGACGGTAACGGTCGCCATCGACGACCACGAGATTACGCTCGAGGCCGACACGGGCGTCGAGAAGAACGCAGACCGTCTTTACACCGAGGCCAAGCGTATCGAAGAGAAAGCAGAGGGGGCACGCGAGGCCATCGAGCGGACCCGCGAGGAGAAAGCCGAAATCGAGCGGCGACGCGAGGAGTGGGAGGCCGAGGACGGGGACCAGACCGGTGACACGGACGACACGGTGGACGAGGCGGCCGATATCGACTGGCTGTCCAAACAGTCGATTCCGGTCCGGCAATCCGAACAGTGGTACGAGCGGTTCCGCTGGTTCCACACGAGCGACGGCTTCCTCGTCATCGGTGGCCGCAACGCCGACCAGAACGAGGAACTCGTCAAGAAGTACCTCGAAGGCGGTGACAAGTTCTTCCACGCACAGGCCCACGGTGGCCCGGTGACGGTGCTGAAGGCGACGGGGCCGAGCGAGTCGTCGAAGGACGTGGATTTCCCGGACGCGACGCTCCAGCAGGCCGCCGCGTTCGCGCTCTCGTACTCGTCGGTCTGGAAGGACGGCAGACACGCGGGCGACGTGTACATGGTCGACCCCGATCAAGTGTCGAAGACGCCCGAGAGCGGCGAGTATCTCGAAAAGGGCGGCTTCGCCGTCCGCGGCGACCGGACGTACTTCGGGGACGTGCCAGCGCGCGTCGCCGTCGGCGTGCGGTGTGAACCGGACACCCGCGTGTTGGGTGGGCCGCCCGCGGCCATCGAACCCGACACCGAGACGACCATTCGGCTCGAACCCGGCCGGTACGCCCAGAACGACATGGCGACGATGCTCTACCGCGAACTCAAAGACCGGTTCGCCGACGAGTCGTTCGTCCGCAAGGTGGCGAGCGCGGACCGGATTCAGGAGTTCCTACCGCCCGGCGGGTCGCGAATCGTCGAGGACTGA
- a CDS encoding histidine kinase N-terminal 7TM domain-containing protein, with product MVLQFTAYLVLLSVSAALTAVLGYVLWRRSDGHLFSADGSLSVVQFAIFLWAVGQALVLGTVGLGLDLAGLYLSELGIALTAPAWVFFALTYTGNEDWLTRPRLAALLGVPAVGLTLALTNSPLGFHELYYANVAYTADGATASLSFVSGPARWFYAALMVGAHVVGATFVVRKFLASRNVYRKRTFLVLSVDVVAVLATLVAISPFDPVPYTTLVPSVYALFALVSLLALVSYRTLTLIPLRPILDAVGPRSKSLAPAARDRIIEEMDSGVLVLDHDNRLVDVNPIGRRMLGAADDRIIGKALTDIIDPNVYASGDVSVLDPAVTTGQFSGVWVSLDGEERCFDISVTPLTDDDEVTGRALLIHDVTARERRKQRLKARTTELERQNERLDDFAAIVSHDLRNPLNVANCAVDLAEEHGDPEYYDKLRWSHDRIETIIDDVLTLARQGQTIEETEPVTLDAAATDAWRHVETDEASLSVVADTTVEADKGRLVQVFENLFRNAVEHSNGDVTVTVGPLEEGLYIADDGPGIPEDKYDDVLERGFTTSDTGTGLGLSIVRTVVDAHSWDITVTSSTEGGARFEITGATAPDTPTLTHGTA from the coding sequence ATGGTACTCCAGTTTACTGCGTATCTCGTCCTCCTTTCGGTGTCGGCAGCCCTGACGGCTGTCTTGGGGTACGTGCTCTGGAGGCGGTCGGACGGTCACCTCTTCTCTGCGGACGGGAGTCTCTCTGTCGTGCAGTTCGCCATCTTCCTGTGGGCGGTCGGACAGGCACTCGTGCTCGGTACGGTCGGTCTCGGATTGGATCTCGCTGGACTCTACCTCTCCGAACTCGGTATCGCGCTGACCGCTCCGGCGTGGGTGTTCTTCGCGCTGACCTACACCGGTAACGAGGACTGGCTTACCCGTCCGCGGCTGGCGGCCCTCCTCGGGGTGCCGGCCGTCGGGTTGACGCTCGCACTCACGAACAGCCCCCTCGGGTTCCACGAACTGTACTACGCGAACGTCGCGTACACCGCCGACGGGGCTACGGCCTCGCTCTCGTTCGTGTCTGGCCCGGCTCGGTGGTTCTACGCGGCACTCATGGTCGGTGCCCACGTCGTCGGGGCGACGTTCGTCGTCCGGAAGTTTCTGGCGTCCCGGAACGTCTACCGCAAGCGGACGTTTCTCGTCCTCTCGGTGGATGTCGTCGCCGTTCTCGCGACGTTGGTCGCCATCTCACCGTTCGACCCGGTACCGTACACGACGCTCGTCCCGTCCGTGTACGCGCTCTTCGCGCTCGTCTCGTTGCTCGCCCTCGTCAGTTACCGGACGCTGACGCTCATTCCACTCCGCCCCATCCTCGATGCGGTCGGGCCACGGTCCAAGTCGCTCGCCCCGGCCGCCCGGGACCGCATCATCGAGGAGATGGACAGCGGCGTTCTCGTCCTCGACCACGACAACAGACTGGTCGACGTGAACCCCATCGGCCGCAGGATGCTCGGTGCGGCCGACGACCGGATTATCGGGAAGGCATTGACGGACATCATCGACCCGAACGTGTACGCCTCCGGGGACGTGTCGGTTCTCGACCCGGCGGTCACGACGGGGCAGTTCTCCGGCGTCTGGGTGTCACTCGACGGTGAGGAACGCTGTTTCGACATCTCGGTCACACCGCTGACCGACGACGACGAGGTGACCGGTCGCGCGCTGCTCATCCACGACGTGACCGCCCGCGAGCGTCGGAAACAGCGACTCAAAGCGCGGACGACTGAACTCGAACGACAGAACGAGCGACTCGACGACTTCGCCGCTATCGTCTCACACGACCTGCGCAACCCGCTGAACGTCGCCAACTGTGCGGTCGACCTCGCTGAGGAACACGGTGACCCCGAGTACTACGACAAACTCCGCTGGTCCCACGACCGGATAGAGACGATAATCGACGACGTCCTGACCCTCGCACGGCAGGGACAGACGATAGAGGAGACCGAACCCGTCACGCTCGATGCCGCCGCCACCGACGCGTGGCGACACGTCGAGACGGACGAGGCATCGCTGAGCGTCGTCGCCGACACCACTGTCGAAGCCGACAAGGGTCGCCTCGTCCAGGTCTTCGAGAACCTGTTCCGCAACGCCGTCGAACACAGCAATGGAGACGTAACGGTGACCGTCGGGCCGCTCGAGGAGGGCCTCTACATCGCGGACGACGGTCCCGGCATCCCCGAGGACAAGTACGACGATGTCCTCGAACGCGGGTTCACGACCAGCGACACCGGCACCGGCCTCGGCCTCTCCATCGTCCGAACCGTCGTCGATGCCCACAGCTGGGACATCACGGTTACGTCGAGTACCGAAGGCGGTGCCCGCTTCGAGATAACCGGTGCCACCGCACCCGACACACCGACTCTCACACACGGGACCGCTTGA
- a CDS encoding NAD(P)/FAD-dependent oxidoreductase has product MTEDVAIVGAGAAGSGAAYALRDAPVDVTVFEKSRGVCGRAATRRREGCRYDHGANYVKTDDERVTTLLTDELDADGLVDIEEPVWTFDAEGTIAEGRDADERKLTYADGITGLAKRLFDETDATVHRETRVTEPVREDGRWRLYDADATDLGAFDTLLLTPPAPQTADLLGNANWEHSVRRDIREAVAVVPYRTIVTAVLHYPFEVDWPYYALVNTDKEHDVGWVSREECKDGHVPDGESLLVVQMGGDWSVAHYDDPDAETTAAAADAVATLVDDDRLADPDWTDTQHWRYALPEGGVDDAIEAATDHGLYFAGDWVAGESRVHAALRSGLETGEAIADEV; this is encoded by the coding sequence ATGACAGAGGACGTGGCAATCGTCGGTGCTGGCGCGGCGGGGTCCGGTGCGGCGTACGCGCTCCGGGACGCGCCCGTCGACGTGACTGTCTTCGAGAAGAGCAGAGGCGTCTGTGGGCGGGCCGCCACGCGACGGCGCGAGGGGTGTCGGTACGACCACGGCGCGAACTACGTCAAGACCGACGACGAGCGCGTCACCACCCTCCTCACCGACGAACTCGATGCGGACGGACTGGTCGACATCGAGGAACCAGTCTGGACGTTCGACGCCGAGGGCACGATTGCGGAGGGGCGTGACGCCGACGAGCGCAAGTTGACATACGCCGACGGCATCACCGGCTTGGCCAAGCGACTGTTCGACGAGACGGACGCCACCGTCCACCGCGAGACGCGGGTGACGGAACCGGTCCGGGAAGACGGCAGGTGGCGACTCTACGACGCCGACGCCACCGACCTCGGTGCCTTCGACACGCTCCTGTTGACGCCGCCGGCCCCCCAGACGGCCGACCTGCTCGGGAACGCGAACTGGGAGCACAGCGTCCGCCGTGACATCCGGGAAGCGGTCGCCGTCGTCCCGTACCGCACCATCGTCACCGCCGTCCTGCACTACCCGTTCGAGGTGGACTGGCCCTACTACGCGCTGGTCAACACGGACAAAGAACACGACGTGGGGTGGGTCTCCCGCGAGGAGTGCAAGGACGGACACGTCCCCGACGGTGAGAGTTTGCTGGTCGTCCAGATGGGGGGCGATTGGTCCGTCGCCCACTACGACGACCCCGACGCCGAGACGACGGCGGCGGCCGCCGACGCGGTTGCGACGCTCGTGGACGACGACAGACTCGCCGACCCGGACTGGACCGACACCCAGCACTGGCGGTACGCCCTGCCCGAAGGCGGCGTGGACGACGCCATCGAGGCGGCAACAGACCACGGCCTCTACTTCGCCGGCGACTGGGTGGCCGGCGAATCCCGCGTCCACGCCGCCCTGCGGAGCGGGCTAGAGACGGGCGAGGCCATCGCCGACGAGGTCTGA
- a CDS encoding histidine phosphatase family protein — MRRRELLAGLAVAAFAGCSDRVPADGVGTSTEPTVESPTETATAAASPTRTETATRTETATPDPPWSDQTQRLFDLLSEGGFTIYFRHAATDETTDVPDDRLDLEDCSTQRNLSQLGREQARLTGVAFENLDIPVGQVLSSRYCRCRQTAELAFDDVRTTGDLTSGVENRSERVVDRVTTPPENSDTNTVLVSHTCPFEARERLLGDFRLGEGDSAVFNPHARPENALVRITRSSTWRDAARF; from the coding sequence GTGCGCCGCCGGGAACTGCTGGCCGGCCTCGCGGTGGCAGCCTTCGCAGGGTGCAGTGACCGCGTGCCGGCCGATGGGGTGGGGACCTCAACAGAGCCGACAGTGGAATCGCCGACGGAGACAGCGACGGCCGCGGCGTCGCCGACGCGGACGGAGACGGCGACGCGGACGGAGACGGCGACGCCGGACCCGCCGTGGTCCGACCAGACACAGCGGCTGTTCGACCTTCTCTCGGAGGGGGGATTCACCATCTACTTCCGGCACGCCGCGACTGACGAGACGACCGACGTGCCCGACGACCGACTCGACCTCGAGGACTGCTCGACACAGCGGAACCTCTCACAGCTGGGTCGCGAGCAGGCCCGGCTGACTGGCGTTGCCTTCGAGAACCTGGACATTCCGGTCGGACAGGTCCTGTCGAGTCGGTACTGCCGGTGTCGGCAGACCGCCGAACTGGCCTTCGACGACGTGCGCACCACCGGCGACCTCACGTCCGGGGTCGAGAATCGGTCCGAACGCGTCGTCGACCGCGTGACGACGCCGCCCGAGAACTCGGACACGAACACGGTCCTCGTCTCCCACACCTGCCCATTCGAGGCACGGGAGCGACTGCTGGGGGACTTCCGGTTGGGTGAGGGTGATTCGGCCGTGTTCAACCCACACGCACGACCCGAGAACGCCCTCGTCCGCATCACGCGGTCGAGTACGTGGCGGGACGCGGCGCGGTTTTAG
- a CDS encoding cobyrinic acid a,c-diamide synthase, with the protein MNGVVLAGTKSGVGKTVATLATIRALQDAGHEVQPAKAGPDFIDPSHHAVVADRPSRTLDCWLEGTDGLRRNYHRGSGDVCLVEGVMGLYDGDCSSTAMVADALELPVVLVVDAKAGMESVAATALGFREYATTAGRDIDVVGVLAQRAHGGRHAEGIRDALPDGMAYFGRIPPTPDLDIPDRHLGLHMGTEAPLSEDGLSAAAEHVDAEGLAALAREPPTGGDPRTERGEHDHGPRVAVAEDAAFCFRYPATMERLRSRADVVTFAPTAGDDLPDCDGVYLPGGYPELHVEALAGSPALDTLGTRASEGLPVLGECGGLMALAESLTTADGETGAMAGVLPAEVRMHDRYQALDHVELRATSDTLTATAGDTQRGHEFHYSSADIGRDARFAFEMERGDGIDGDHDGLTEYRTLGTYAHVHAESGAFDRFVDALDGDEYSG; encoded by the coding sequence GTGAACGGCGTCGTCCTCGCGGGGACGAAATCCGGCGTCGGGAAGACGGTGGCGACGCTCGCCACGATTCGGGCGTTGCAGGACGCGGGGCACGAGGTCCAACCGGCGAAGGCCGGACCGGACTTCATCGACCCGAGTCACCACGCCGTCGTCGCTGACCGCCCGTCCCGGACGCTCGACTGCTGGCTCGAAGGCACGGACGGCCTGCGCCGGAACTACCACCGCGGGAGCGGCGACGTGTGCCTGGTCGAGGGTGTCATGGGGCTGTACGACGGAGACTGTTCCAGCACGGCGATGGTCGCCGACGCACTCGAGTTGCCGGTCGTTCTCGTCGTCGACGCCAAAGCCGGGATGGAGAGCGTCGCGGCCACGGCCCTCGGCTTCCGCGAGTACGCGACCACCGCCGGGCGGGACATCGACGTGGTCGGCGTCCTCGCACAGCGTGCCCACGGTGGCCGCCACGCCGAGGGTATCCGCGACGCACTCCCCGACGGCATGGCGTACTTCGGCCGCATCCCGCCGACGCCGGACCTCGACATCCCGGACCGCCACCTCGGTCTCCACATGGGGACGGAGGCACCGCTCTCCGAGGACGGACTCTCGGCCGCCGCCGAACACGTCGACGCCGAGGGGCTGGCCGCGCTGGCCCGCGAGCCACCGACGGGTGGCGACCCGCGCACGGAACGGGGGGAACACGACCACGGGCCACGCGTCGCCGTCGCCGAGGACGCCGCCTTTTGTTTCCGGTACCCTGCGACGATGGAGCGACTGCGCTCGCGGGCCGACGTCGTCACGTTCGCGCCGACGGCCGGTGACGACCTCCCCGACTGTGACGGCGTCTACCTCCCTGGCGGCTACCCGGAACTCCACGTCGAAGCACTCGCAGGAAGTCCCGCGCTCGACACGCTCGGCACCCGTGCGAGCGAGGGCCTCCCGGTTCTGGGCGAGTGCGGGGGACTGATGGCCCTCGCCGAGTCGCTCACGACGGCCGACGGCGAGACGGGGGCCATGGCCGGTGTCCTCCCCGCAGAGGTCCGCATGCACGACCGGTATCAGGCACTCGACCACGTCGAACTGCGCGCGACAAGCGACACCCTCACCGCCACGGCGGGCGACACTCAACGGGGTCACGAGTTCCACTACAGCAGTGCCGACATCGGCCGGGACGCCCGCTTTGCCTTCGAGATGGAGCGCGGCGACGGCATCGACGGCGACCACGACGGCCTCACCGAGTACCGGACGCTCGGTACCTACGCCCACGTCCACGCAGAGAGCGGCGCGTTCGATAGGTTCGTCGACGCACTCGACGGCGACGAATATTCAGGCTGA
- a CDS encoding nicotinate-nucleotide--dimethylbenzimidazole phosphoribosyltransferase, whose product MTRLVLVAGTTGTASIDGISAAGADSDLMVHTPCADAEIVEYGHPVRSPVVPVSPSGCPTPAVVTRAVRDLLGFDVTVVDGGLAEPTGAPTVTVGARPGEDIREQDPVPTAPGVVAAAREFGRAIPDDEVFLAESIPGGTTTALGVLRALGEDATVSSSLPENPLALKEEVVGEALRTSSLDTGEAAGSPTVALRRAGDPVLATVTGLLVGLTESDTAVTLAGGTQMLTAAALARHAGVETPLPLATTAFVAEDDSTDLRRAADALDVSLTVTDPGFDTADHPAMAAYAAGEAKEGVGMGGALALADRAEIPMARVRERVRTVYDALVPDPPEAGP is encoded by the coding sequence GTGACGCGACTGGTCCTTGTCGCGGGAACGACCGGCACAGCGAGCATCGACGGCATCAGTGCCGCGGGTGCGGACTCGGACCTGATGGTCCACACGCCCTGCGCGGACGCCGAAATCGTCGAGTACGGACACCCGGTTCGGTCGCCGGTGGTCCCGGTGAGTCCCAGCGGGTGTCCGACGCCCGCCGTCGTGACCCGCGCGGTCCGGGACCTGCTCGGGTTCGACGTGACCGTCGTGGACGGCGGCCTCGCGGAACCGACCGGCGCGCCGACGGTGACCGTCGGTGCGCGGCCGGGCGAGGACATCCGCGAGCAAGACCCCGTGCCGACGGCCCCCGGTGTCGTCGCGGCCGCACGGGAGTTCGGGCGTGCGATACCCGACGACGAGGTGTTCCTCGCGGAGTCAATCCCCGGCGGGACGACGACGGCACTGGGCGTGCTCCGCGCGCTCGGCGAGGACGCGACTGTCTCCTCGTCGCTCCCGGAGAACCCGCTCGCGCTCAAAGAGGAGGTGGTCGGCGAAGCATTGCGGACGAGTTCGCTCGACACGGGCGAGGCCGCCGGGTCGCCGACCGTCGCGCTCCGGCGGGCGGGCGACCCCGTGCTGGCCACCGTGACGGGCCTCCTCGTCGGCCTCACCGAATCGGACACGGCCGTCACGCTCGCCGGAGGGACGCAGATGCTCACCGCCGCGGCACTGGCGCGCCACGCCGGCGTCGAGACGCCCCTCCCGCTGGCCACGACGGCCTTCGTCGCCGAGGACGACAGTACCGACCTGCGGCGTGCGGCCGACGCGCTGGACGTGTCGCTGACCGTCACCGACCCCGGGTTCGACACCGCGGACCACCCGGCGATGGCCGCCTACGCCGCCGGCGAGGCGAAGGAAGGCGTCGGGATGGGTGGCGCGCTCGCGCTGGCGGACCGGGCGGAAATCCCGATGGCTCGCGTCCGCGAGCGCGTCCGTACGGTGTACGACGCCCTCGTCCCCGACCCGCCGGAGGCCGGGCCGTGA
- a CDS encoding MBL fold metallo-hydrolase — protein MAQQVAAGVWLLDLGFVPPLATNAYLVDDTERFFDESGAGTGVTLVDTGLRWNRRSLRSELAAAGYTLADVDRVLLTHYDLDHTWGLSGIAGEMSSPVYIGAADGRLAAGDDDPPLLHHKGLFHRVARRVAPLPDDVTVEYVEDGDRIGRFTAYHTPGHNPGHTVYVHDGGVALLGDLVWEEDGEFTPPIWFDSYDVGEIRESIRDFATRSPTFEVACVGHGDPITPDGDDALERLAARL, from the coding sequence ATGGCACAGCAGGTGGCGGCTGGCGTGTGGTTACTCGACCTCGGGTTCGTGCCACCGCTCGCCACCAACGCCTACCTCGTGGACGACACGGAACGTTTCTTCGACGAGTCTGGGGCTGGCACCGGCGTCACGCTGGTCGACACGGGCCTCAGGTGGAACCGCCGCTCGCTTCGTTCGGAACTCGCGGCGGCCGGGTACACACTCGCCGACGTGGACCGAGTCCTCCTCACCCACTACGACCTCGACCACACGTGGGGTCTCTCGGGAATCGCCGGCGAGATGTCCAGTCCCGTGTACATCGGGGCCGCAGACGGCCGTCTCGCGGCCGGTGACGACGACCCGCCGCTCCTCCACCACAAGGGCCTCTTTCACCGCGTCGCCCGACGGGTCGCCCCCCTCCCCGACGACGTGACCGTCGAGTACGTCGAGGACGGCGACCGAATCGGCAGGTTCACCGCCTATCACACGCCCGGACACAACCCCGGACACACGGTGTACGTCCACGACGGCGGCGTCGCACTGCTGGGTGACCTCGTCTGGGAAGAGGACGGCGAGTTCACGCCCCCAATCTGGTTCGACTCTTACGACGTGGGGGAGATACGCGAGAGCATTCGCGACTTCGCCACCCGGAGCCCCACCTTCGAGGTGGCCTGCGTGGGCCACGGCGACCCCATCACCCCCGACGGCGACGACGCACTCGAACGCCTCGCGGCACGACTCTGA